Sequence from the uncultured Draconibacterium sp. genome:
GAATAAAAAAATCGACATTGTTTTTTGCCGATGCGGTTGCAATGGCCAAAGCAACTCCTGATTTTGCCAAGAAGCTAATCAGATGCTCCGCACCGGGAGCCAGCTGCATCCCATGCTCCAGGCACATGGCACGGTAAATAACTTCCTTTTCTTCGGTCAGCCGGTACACTTCGGCATCGTTGAGCTCGCGTTTAAAAAGGTATTCAAAAGTATCTTTGGCATTAATTCCGTGAATGTATTTTTTCTTCTCCCCGGCGTTGAGGCTAAAATTGTATTTCTCCAGAAACCGGTCCCACGAGTCTTCCTGCAAATGTGTATCCCAAAACAAAGTTCCGTTAAAATCGAAAACAACTCCTTTAAGTTTCATTAATATATTAATTACAGGGTTTTCTTTGCTCATATTCCACTCTGAACTTTCAGAAATGCTTTCCCCAGTTTTGCTATAATATCGCCGGCCATTAACGCAAATTCCGAACGTTTTTTTGCGGCCATGTCTCCGGCCAGTCCATGCAGATAAACGCCCACCAGCGCCGCATCAACCGGTGCCATTCCCTGGGCCAACAGCCCCAGAATTATTCCGGTAAGTGCATCGCCGCTTCCGGCGGTTCCCATTCCCGAGTTGCCTGTTGAGTTCCAGCAAAGCGTTCCATCGGGCGCCGCCACCGAAGTATGTGCGCCTTTTAGCACCACCACACAATTGTATCTTTTTGCAAAGGCAATTTGTTGCTGAACGGCATCATACGAATCGGTGGTTTCGCCCACCAAACGCCGAAACTCGCCCGGGTGTGGTGTAAGCACCGAACCTTCGGGTAATTTCTCCAGCCAGCTTTTATTTTCGGCAAGAATATTCAGCGCATCGGCATCGATAACCATCGGCACTTTTGCCTGGTCGAACAAATCGCACAAGGCACGGCACGAATTTCGTTTCAACCCCAGCCCCGGGCCAACACCAATAGCGGCATACTGACTAAGATCGGGAAAGGAAGTAAACATCGAATCGTGCTGATCGATACTGGCCATGGCTTCGGGCACCGCGGTTTGAATAACCGGAAACCCGAGGTGCGGAACATGGGTGGTTAACAAACCTGCCCCGGCACGTAAGCAGGCTTTCGACGCCAGCACGGCCGCTCCCATTTTTCCATAACTACCGGCAATTAGCAATGCATGCCCAAATGTTCCTTTATGATCAAATTTTGTACGCATCGGTAAACGCGCTGCCACATCTTCGGCATCGGCAAAGGAATACGGCGATGGTGTTTCGCTGATTCCGTCGGGATGCAAACCAATTGGCAACACTTCCCATTGCCCCACAAACTGTTCGTTCTCCGAAAACAGGAAACTTATTTTCGGAAACTGCAGGGTAAGCGTATAATCGGCCCGAATGATATTGTCAAGGTTATTTTCGGCATTGTTCTCCCCCATTAGTCCGCTGGGGATATCAACAGCCACCACCACATTTAGCAGCTGGTTGATGTGTTGCACCAGTTGCGCCGGCAATCCTTCCAGCGGCCGCGACAAACCGGAGCCAAACAAACCGTCAATAAGCACATCGGTATCCTCAACTTCCGGGAAATCGGCTTCCGAACGTAGTTTGGTCAGTTTTACTTTTCCCTGTTCCTCCAGGCGTTTGTAGTTGGTTGCAGGCGATCCTTTTAAGGCTTTTCCAAAATCAAGCAGGTAAACTTCGCACTGGTAATCCAGCCCGGCCAGTTGCCGCGCCATGGCCAACGCATCGCCTCCATTGTTTCCGGGACCGGCAAAAAACAACAGCCGTTCTTCGGTTGAAAACTGTTGAACAATCCAGTTGCTCATTTGCAACGAGGCGCGTTCCATCAAATCAATGTCCGTAATGGGCTCATTCTTGATGGTAAATTTATCGATCGCTGCTATTTGTTTAGTTGTAAATAATTTCATCAGTAAGAAAGCTGGACATCACAGGTCAAATAAATCCATTTTCGGCCTGCAACATTTGTTTTCTCTAAATTATAAAAAACAGGGGTGATTCCTTGAATTTGAAACAGGAATTATGATTGCAACGATATCTTTTTTACGAAGCTTTTAATCCCACTCCCAACCGATACTGGTTTTAAACACAAAATCGTTTTTAGCCACGTCGGCAACCAACGGATCGCTATCGAAGTTATGTACATAGCTCAGTTTTACGTAAAAGTCGAGTGGCAAATCGTATTTCAGCGAGGTATCCATGTCGATACGCCACCTTCCCCATTCCGATAAACTGGGATAAGTGGTTAGCTTAAACTGAAACGACAGGTCTCCCACATCGTAGGCATTAAATTCGAACATTCCCAGCCCCTCAAAACTACCTTGCGAAGTAGAATTGTCGCCGCCATATTTTTCCTGCGAGAATGCCAGTCCTAAACCCGACTGCATATACAATTGATTGGTACGGATAAGGTACAAACCCAGACCTCCACGAACTGTAGAACGCAGATCAAGCATCTGTTCACTATTGCTCAAAAACTCAGCACCACCCAGTATCATACCATTTCCCCATATATCGCGAACCAGCGAAACTCCACCATCGGTACGTTTTGTAGGTTCCACATTATCCTGGGTCGTTCCGACATTATTGAACTGCGCACTGATATTCCATTTTATTCCGCGATAACTCACCTTGGCTGCTGCCGAGGTTTGCCGCACATTGTTGGCTTTACTTAGCGATAATCCGGCATCGATTGAAATGATTATCCGGTCGATAAACCGCTGTTTCAACGATGCAATTTCAACGATCTTATCTAAGGTCACTGTAAGGTTTTCATCCAAGGTTTGAATGGTTACTTTTTTGGGCTCATCTGGCAAAAAATTTAAACCGCCCGTATACTTTTTCCCATCAACGGTGTAAATAATCAGTAAGCGTGTGCACGCTAAGCCTTCAATTTCTTTCCAATCTACCTGGAATTCACTATCGGCATAGTCGGTATCATAAACCAGTACTCCGCGCTTCATCGATTTTATTTCACCCACCAGTACATCTCCGTTCGAGGTGTAAATTTTATCGTTTTGGGCTATTACCTGTATAAAAGAGAAGATTAACAATAAGGATATAAGACATTTTTTGTTCAGCATGATTGAAAGATTTTAAAGACTCATAAAAATTACGGCATTTTGTGAATCAAAACAAATGTTTTTTTCAGAAATGCTTAAAAACAATTGTTACAGAAACTGATAAAGCTTTGAACCTGACCAATATCAAGTTGTTAAACCTGAAAAGATTTTTATATTTGCCACCTTACGAAAAACTGAGGGATAAAAAGGAGAGGTATGCAGGAAACAGAACAAGTAGGAGCAATTATTAAAAACGACGCAGTAGTATTAGGACTATTATTGGCATTACTGGCCGCTATTTTTTATACCAGCAATTCGTCGAAACCCATTTTTAAGAAATTCTACAGTGTTGTTCCGATGCTGTTGCTCTGTTATTTTTTACCCAGTTTGCTCACCACGTTTAATATTGTTGACGGCGAACACTCGCAGCTGTATTTTATGGCATCGCGCTACTTGCTGCCGGCAAGTTTGGTTCTGTTAACGCTAAGTATTAACCTGAAAGAAGTATTTAAGCTCGGTAGCAAAGCGCTAATTATGTTCCTTACCGGTACCGTTGGTGTTATTATTGGCGGGCCACTTGCTATATTATTAGCTTCGCTCATTAATCCTGATCTTGTGGGAGGTGCTGGCCCCGATGCTGTTTGGCGCGGAATGACCACCATTGCCGGAAGCTGGATTGGTGGTGGTGCCAACCAGGCTGCCATGTACGAGATTTTTAAACCATCGGATCATTTATACTCGATAATGATTACTGTTGATGTGCTGGTGGCCGAAGTGTGGATGGCCATTTTGCTGATTGGTGTGGGAAAATCAAAACAGATCGACAAACATTTTAAAGCCGACGCCAGCAGTGTTACCCAACTAAAAGATCACATGCATGAATTCAGTCAGCGCATAGCACGTATACCGAGCAGCACCGATATTATGGTTATTGCAGCCATCGGGCTTGGCGTTACCGGGTTTGCACATTTGGTATCCGACTGGGTAGCCCCTTATATCGAGGTTCATGCTCCGGCATTAAACAAGTTTAGTTTAACCTCAAAATTCTTCTGGTTAATTATCCTTTCAACCACCATTGGTATTGGGTTGTCGTTTACAAAACTCCGGAATTACGAAGGAGCGGGCGCATCAAAAATAGGTACGATCTTTATTTATATTCTGGTGGCAACCATTGGAATGAAAATGGATGTTGGCAAGATCTTCGATAACATTGGATTGTTTTTGGTTGGCGGAATCTGGATGGCTATTCACGTTATTCTGCTGTTGATTGTCGGGAAACTGATCCGTGCACCTTATTTCTTCCTGGCGGTTGGAAGTAAAGCAAACATCGGAGGTGCGGCAAGTGCCCCGGTTGTAGCGGCTGCATTTCACCCGTCGCTGGCACCGGTTGGGGTGTTACTGGCCGTTTTAGGTTATGCGTTAGGAACCTACGGAGCGTGGATGTGCGGACTGCTAATGCAGGTTGCAGCACATTAACCGTACTTTCTGATTCGCTTATCAGAACAGATCAAAAATTTCGCGGAGGGCAACAACAACGACAATGGCAACTAGAATGGCCAGCGAAACAATCATGGCATTTTGTACAAAACGGTTTCGCTTTTCGAGTTCTATAACTTTCGATATTTTCCCAATCTTATTGTACACCTTTTTAAGGGCAATATCGTTGTCTTTTATAATGTAATCGTAGGCGCCGTATTTTATCGAATTCACAGCCACTTCCATGTCTTCATGCGAAGTGAGAAAAATAAACTCGGTACGTTCGCTGATTTTTTTTACTGCCTGCAAAACGGCAATTCCGGTAGTATCATTCAAATGATAATCCTCGACAACAATATCAGGGCGCTCACCTTTGTTTACAGCCTCCAAACAATCCTCGGCATTATAAAACGATTTAACCCTTTTCATTCCTTGTTTCCGAAGAAATTCAACCACCAGTTTGTGGTATAGTTTGTTGTCTTCAACTACAAAAATCAGTAAATTCTTATTCACAACTGTTAGCTTTTTCGTGTATTTAACATTTAAATGTACGATTAATTATTCATTTTTAACGACTCCGATTCCTCCCGACGATTTCCCAGAGTTCCATTCCACTGTTCCAAATTCTTTTGTACTTTAGCCCGAAATCAAAAAAAAGTAAACATGAAAAATTATATTTTTCTTTCCCTCATCTTCTTTCTATTTGGCGCTCAAACCCTTGTTGCGCAAGAAACAGAGTATGCCACCGACGAAAATATTCTGTACACGTCTGACGCTTCGGAATATGCACAGGAACGTTGCAAACTCGATATTTATTACCCGGAAAATAAAACTGATTTTACCACTGTGGTTTGGTTTCATGGTGGAGGAATTACAGGAGGAAATAAATTTATCCCCGAGAAATTAAAAGAACAGGGAATTGCAGTGGTGGCTGTAAACTATCGTTTGTCGCCAAAAGTTAAATGCCCGGTTTATATCGAGGATGCCGCAGCGGCAGTAGCCTGGACCTTTAAAAACATCGAAAAATATGGTGGAAGTAAAGATAAGATCGTTGTCAGCGGACATTCGGCCGGCGGCTACCTTACCAGCATGGTTGGTTTAGACAAACATTACCTTGCTGCCCACGATATAAATGCCGACGATATTGCGATGCTGATACCTTTTAGTGGCCATACCATTACACATTTTACGGTTCGCGATGAAAGAGGAATTCCGGGGACGCAAGCTATTGTTGATGAATATGCACCACTTTATTTTGTTCGCCCCGATGCTCCACCCATTATATTTATTACCGGCGATCGCGAACAGGAAATGCTGGGCCGTTACGAAGAGAACGCGTATATGTGGCGCATGATGAAAGTGGCCGGACATAAAAACTGCAAACTAATGGAACTCGACGGTTTTAACCACGGCGAAATGGCATCGCCGGCACTTGAAGTTTTATTAAAAGAGATCAAAGTACTGGATAAACCCTAAGAGTATAAATAACATGAAAGTGAGCCGTATTCTTATTCTGCTTACGATTCTATTATGCGGATTGAATCAGGCAGATGCGCAAAACCTAAATGGTTATTGGGTAGGGAAGGTGAATTTGCCAACGTTGAAAATCACCACCTCGTTTCATATTTCGGAAGATGAAAATGGCAAACAGACGATCACACTTTCTGTCCTTGAAGATGGCACAAAAGACCTGCCGTGCGAACTGATAAAGGTCACAACCGACAGCATTATTATTTACACGCCCAAAATTGATCACACTTATTCCGGTGTCTTTCAAAACGATACTACCATAAAAGGCGAATGGAGTAAAAACGGAATTAACACACCGTTGACCCTTGTAAAAACCGATGAAGCTCCCATCTTAAAACGCCCACAAATTCCACAACCACCATTCCCCTACCTTATTGAGGATGTGGAGTACGTGAACAAAGAATCAGGTTATAAACTGGCGGGCACATTAACCTGCCCGGATACTACTTCTCCTTGCCCGGCAGTGGTGATGATTACAGGATCAAGTGCTCAGGATCGTGACGAAACCATATACGGGCACAAACTTTTTTGGGTGATTGCTGATTATTTTGCCCGAAATGGAATTGCGGTATTACGTGTCGATGACCGCGGAGTTGGTGGTTCCGAAGGAAATATCTCCGCAGCTACGAGTAAAGATTTTGCAGGAGACGTACTTGCCGGGGTAAATTTCCTAAGAGCAAGAAAAGAAATCGATCCTCAAAATATTGGGTTGATTGGGCACAGCGAAGGAGGTTTGATTGCTCCGATTGCAGCTACAAGTTCTGATGACATTGCTTTTATTATTATGATGGCAGGTCCGGGAACAACCGGCGAACAAATTCTGAAAGAGCAAAATGTACTGGCGCTGGAAGCCGCGGGTTTGCCGGAATTTCAGATCAAACAAAGCGCAATGATTAATCAACGTATCTTTGAAATCATAAAAACTGAGCCCGACTCCGTAAAAACACTTGAGCAACTCCGGACAATTCTATCCCAGGGATTTTACCCCGGCATGAACGACGAAATGAAAGCAGCAGTTGATGCTAAAATTGCCGGTGTAAACAACAACTGGTTTCGCTATTTTTTAAGCTACGATCCACAGCCTACACTCGAAAAAGTAACATGCCCGGTTTTGGCCCTTAATGGAGTAAAAGATGTGCAGGTACCGGTTTCGAATCTTGATTCAATAAAATCGGCCATAACGCATGGAGGCAACACAAACGTTACCACAATAGCTTTTGAGAACCTGAACCATCTTTTCCAGAACTGCGACACCGGTTCAGCGACTGAGTATTCGCAAATTGAAGAAACCATCGATCCGGAGGTTCTAACAACGATGAAAGACTGGATACTGGAGCAAACCAAAAAATAAAATGCAACTCAACACCAAACGATTAGTTATACGACCACTAACTATAAATGATAAGCACGCTCTTTTAGCCTATCGTTCGGATGCAGAAGCAAACAAATACCAGGGCTGGATTCCGAAAACGATTGACGATGTAGAAACCTTTTTCGGGAAGTTATCTGCCGGATTTAATGTACCGGACACGTGGTTTCAGCTTGCCGTAGTTGACAAAAGTAATTACGAACTCATTGGCGACATCGGCATTCATTTTATCGACGAGCAACAAGTTGAGATAGGCTACACCATTGCCAAACAACACCAGGGTTTGGGATTTGCCACCGAAGCGTCAAAAGCGGTTATCAACTACCTGTTTGGCGAATTGAAAAAACACCGGATAACCGCATCTGTCGATCCGGAGAATATCGCATCGTTTGCCGTGCTTGAGAAACTTGGGTTTAGAAAAGAAGCACATTTTAGAGAAAGCCTCTTTCTGAACAACAAATGGGTTGATGATGTGATTTATGGACTATTGGCAAAAGAGTGGGAAATAATCGACTGAGTTGGCAGGTTCTCCGAACACTAGGGTTCAGGCACATACCACTCATTGTTTTTCAAATCAACTCCGCCATTCATTTCTTCCTGAACCACTTTATCAATGATCCAGATTCCTTTTAGGGCCATATTTTCAAAGGAATCTATTCCATTCTCCTCAAAACCGATTCTGGTTCGTTGAATGTCAAAACGGTTGGAGAACATTCTGCCAAAAGCATTTTCAACTCCTTCTTTTCCAATCATAAACCCAATTAATCCGCCCCATGTGGCTGTAGGATTGTCAGCATCCCAACCGCAGAGGGTTCCTATTTTAATTGTCTCAAGCAAATCACCTTCGCCATAAAACAAACTAACCAAACTCGCTGCAAAGTTGATTCCGGCAGCAAAACAAGCATTGCAATACAAGTTCCGCGAAGTCATATCATATCCATCGGCCTGATTAAGCTGATACCGTGTATAAACCGAATCGCGGGCCTGTTCCCACGGAATTCCTTCATTGTATTTTGATTTCACGTATTCATACATTTTGTGCGAATAAGACGTTTCGGGAAGTTGGTCTTTCGCCTGTTCTGCCATCCAGAAGAGTTGTTCTTTCAAAGGCAAAGTCTTATCAACGGCAGAAGCCAGCGAAAACATCGACACATAAAATTCCGAAATCCACTCACTATTCTCACGTGCAGTATTCTGAATAGGTAAACGTGCCAGTTTGAAAGCAATATCAGGTCGTGCAGGGGCAAACAACCCAAATATTTCGGTAGTTAACTGCGCATCAATCATTTCAAATTCAGGATTATTTTCAGGATCGCCGGTTGCTGGCGGCACCAATCCTTCTTTCATTAAATCGAAAGCCTTTTGGTTCGACACCCACAAATAGTTTTCCTCATCCTGTTTTATATGCTCCAGCCAACCCTCACGAATTTGTTCGCCCGTTAAAACCGACGTTTGGTATTTTAATAAAAGTTCCTGATAAATGTATTCGATATCCGTATCGTCGTCAGCTCCCCAAACACTATCAACATCAGCAAACACAAAATCAATTACAGGTGACAAATCGCTCGGAATACCTTCGCCCCAAATACTTGGTTGATCGGGTTTGCCCCAGTCGTTCCGGGTGTAAAAATCACCGGTTTTTATTTCGCCAATGTTCCCTATTTTATCCATCTCTGTAACTAAACCTGTCCAGTTGGCAATGCAGGTACCCAACCAAAAGCCCTGAAGTTTTTTATAATAGTCTTCTCTGCTGATGATTCTGTCGGTGCTTTTTGCAGTATAGCTTTCATACACAAGATTTGGATTTTGTGTTATCTCTGATGTTTTAGTGCAACTCGTAGTAACTGCAAAAATGATTATCAATAGAAAGGAATACAGGGAAAAGTCGTTTTTCATTTTTTATAAATATTATCCATCCTGGCGTTCTTGTGCAAGTTAATATTTTGAATATAATTTTTATAAAATCTGGCTTTTTAACCAATTGAAGTAAACACTCCACCTCAATTTTCGTCAGCGCCATCCATTTTGTTACCGATTCAAAATATTTGATGTTCGATTTTTGTATTTTGGAGCTTTCAAACGATTATGTCTACAAAAAAACGCATTCTGAATATCCTTTTCTGGTCGGTGGTATCAGCGGCTTTTATCGGGCCGGGAACCATAACTACCGCCGCCAAATCAGGTGCAGCTTTGGGAACTGATCTGCTCTGGGCCTTACTTTTTTCTACATTGGCCTGTTTACTTTTGCAGGAAGCAGCAGCACGTTTAACCATCACATCAGGGTTAAATCTGGGGCAGGCTATTGTACATCAGTTTGAAAAAAGTAAAGCAAAACTGCCAATTCTGATTTTGGTTTTGGGAGCAATTGTTATTGGCGCCGCGGCATATGAAATGGGTAATTTGCTGGGAGCAGTTGCCGGTTTTCGTTTGATATTTGATGTGCCGGCGTGGATACTGGTTCTCATTATCGGTACTATGGCAGCCATTATCCTTAATATTCCATCATTGAAAATTATTTCCACCATAATGGGATTTGTTGTAGTACTTATGGGTATCGGCTTTCTGATTACTGCCTGTTTAATTAAACCGGAATTAAATGCCCTTTTTAAAGGGACTTTTATACCACGTTTTCCTTCGACCAATGCAGCCGGACTTTTGGTGTTAGGCCTGATCGGAACAACCATTGTTCCTTATAACCTCTTCTTGGGCTCCGGTATTTCCAGCCAGAAACAATCGGTAAAAGAAATGCGTTTTGGGCTGGCAGTGGCCATTTTGCTGGGCGGCCTTTTTTCGATGGCCGTATTGATAGTAGGAACTGCTGTAACGGCAGAATTTTCATTTCAGAATCTATCCCTCGCTTTACAGCAAAAAGTAGGACCAGCCGGAAAATACCTGCTTGGCTTTGGCTTATTTGCAGCCGGTTTTACCTCATCGGTAACCGCACCACTGGCCGCAGCCATCACATTGAAAAGCCTTTTCGGAAATAAAAATCCTGAAAAATGGCAGGCAAGTTCCTTGAATTTCAAACTGGGCTGGTTGGTGGTTTTGCTTTTCGGAATTGGTTTTGCCGTGGTGAATGTGAAGCCCATTCCGGCGATAATTCTGGCGCAGGCATTAAACGGATTTCTGCTCCCATTTGTAAGCATATTCCTTTTCATCGTAATCAACAACAAGGCAATAACCGGAACCAAAACAAATCCTACACTACTGAATGTGCTAATGCTAATTGTAATTTTTGTAACGCTGATCCTCGGCTTGAATAGCGCTACAAAAGCGTTTTGCAGTGTGTTTTTACCAACGATT
This genomic interval carries:
- a CDS encoding HAD family phosphatase; the protein is MSKENPVINILMKLKGVVFDFNGTLFWDTHLQEDSWDRFLEKYNFSLNAGEKKKYIHGINAKDTFEYLFKRELNDAEVYRLTEEKEVIYRAMCLEHGMQLAPGAEHLISFLAKSGVALAIATASAKNNVDFFIQHFPLLKYFRPEHIIYNDGTLRGKPHPDLFKKAISAIGTKAEETLIFEDSHAGVEAAIRSGAGKVIIVNSDNALYDGFSCQQITHFDEVDKTLFV
- a CDS encoding NAD(P)H-hydrate dehydratase, whose translation is MKLFTTKQIAAIDKFTIKNEPITDIDLMERASLQMSNWIVQQFSTEERLLFFAGPGNNGGDALAMARQLAGLDYQCEVYLLDFGKALKGSPATNYKRLEEQGKVKLTKLRSEADFPEVEDTDVLIDGLFGSGLSRPLEGLPAQLVQHINQLLNVVVAVDIPSGLMGENNAENNLDNIIRADYTLTLQFPKISFLFSENEQFVGQWEVLPIGLHPDGISETPSPYSFADAEDVAARLPMRTKFDHKGTFGHALLIAGSYGKMGAAVLASKACLRAGAGLLTTHVPHLGFPVIQTAVPEAMASIDQHDSMFTSFPDLSQYAAIGVGPGLGLKRNSCRALCDLFDQAKVPMVIDADALNILAENKSWLEKLPEGSVLTPHPGEFRRLVGETTDSYDAVQQQIAFAKRYNCVVVLKGAHTSVAAPDGTLCWNSTGNSGMGTAGSGDALTGIILGLLAQGMAPVDAALVGVYLHGLAGDMAAKKRSEFALMAGDIIAKLGKAFLKVQSGI
- a CDS encoding DUF481 domain-containing protein; protein product: MLNKKCLISLLLIFSFIQVIAQNDKIYTSNGDVLVGEIKSMKRGVLVYDTDYADSEFQVDWKEIEGLACTRLLIIYTVDGKKYTGGLNFLPDEPKKVTIQTLDENLTVTLDKIVEIASLKQRFIDRIIISIDAGLSLSKANNVRQTSAAAKVSYRGIKWNISAQFNNVGTTQDNVEPTKRTDGGVSLVRDIWGNGMILGGAEFLSNSEQMLDLRSTVRGGLGLYLIRTNQLYMQSGLGLAFSQEKYGGDNSTSQGSFEGLGMFEFNAYDVGDLSFQFKLTTYPSLSEWGRWRIDMDTSLKYDLPLDFYVKLSYVHNFDSDPLVADVAKNDFVFKTSIGWEWD
- a CDS encoding DUF819 family protein, translated to MQETEQVGAIIKNDAVVLGLLLALLAAIFYTSNSSKPIFKKFYSVVPMLLLCYFLPSLLTTFNIVDGEHSQLYFMASRYLLPASLVLLTLSINLKEVFKLGSKALIMFLTGTVGVIIGGPLAILLASLINPDLVGGAGPDAVWRGMTTIAGSWIGGGANQAAMYEIFKPSDHLYSIMITVDVLVAEVWMAILLIGVGKSKQIDKHFKADASSVTQLKDHMHEFSQRIARIPSSTDIMVIAAIGLGVTGFAHLVSDWVAPYIEVHAPALNKFSLTSKFFWLIILSTTIGIGLSFTKLRNYEGAGASKIGTIFIYILVATIGMKMDVGKIFDNIGLFLVGGIWMAIHVILLLIVGKLIRAPYFFLAVGSKANIGGAASAPVVAAAFHPSLAPVGVLLAVLGYALGTYGAWMCGLLMQVAAH
- a CDS encoding response regulator, giving the protein MNKNLLIFVVEDNKLYHKLVVEFLRKQGMKRVKSFYNAEDCLEAVNKGERPDIVVEDYHLNDTTGIAVLQAVKKISERTEFIFLTSHEDMEVAVNSIKYGAYDYIIKDNDIALKKVYNKIGKISKVIELEKRNRFVQNAMIVSLAILVAIVVVVALREIFDLF
- a CDS encoding alpha/beta hydrolase; the encoded protein is MKNYIFLSLIFFLFGAQTLVAQETEYATDENILYTSDASEYAQERCKLDIYYPENKTDFTTVVWFHGGGITGGNKFIPEKLKEQGIAVVAVNYRLSPKVKCPVYIEDAAAAVAWTFKNIEKYGGSKDKIVVSGHSAGGYLTSMVGLDKHYLAAHDINADDIAMLIPFSGHTITHFTVRDERGIPGTQAIVDEYAPLYFVRPDAPPIIFITGDREQEMLGRYEENAYMWRMMKVAGHKNCKLMELDGFNHGEMASPALEVLLKEIKVLDKP
- a CDS encoding alpha/beta fold hydrolase, which translates into the protein MSRILILLTILLCGLNQADAQNLNGYWVGKVNLPTLKITTSFHISEDENGKQTITLSVLEDGTKDLPCELIKVTTDSIIIYTPKIDHTYSGVFQNDTTIKGEWSKNGINTPLTLVKTDEAPILKRPQIPQPPFPYLIEDVEYVNKESGYKLAGTLTCPDTTSPCPAVVMITGSSAQDRDETIYGHKLFWVIADYFARNGIAVLRVDDRGVGGSEGNISAATSKDFAGDVLAGVNFLRARKEIDPQNIGLIGHSEGGLIAPIAATSSDDIAFIIMMAGPGTTGEQILKEQNVLALEAAGLPEFQIKQSAMINQRIFEIIKTEPDSVKTLEQLRTILSQGFYPGMNDEMKAAVDAKIAGVNNNWFRYFLSYDPQPTLEKVTCPVLALNGVKDVQVPVSNLDSIKSAITHGGNTNVTTIAFENLNHLFQNCDTGSATEYSQIEETIDPEVLTTMKDWILEQTKK
- a CDS encoding GNAT family protein; this translates as MQLNTKRLVIRPLTINDKHALLAYRSDAEANKYQGWIPKTIDDVETFFGKLSAGFNVPDTWFQLAVVDKSNYELIGDIGIHFIDEQQVEIGYTIAKQHQGLGFATEASKAVINYLFGELKKHRITASVDPENIASFAVLEKLGFRKEAHFRESLFLNNKWVDDVIYGLLAKEWEIID
- a CDS encoding ADP-ribosylglycohydrolase family protein, producing MYESYTAKSTDRIISREDYYKKLQGFWLGTCIANWTGLVTEMDKIGNIGEIKTGDFYTRNDWGKPDQPSIWGEGIPSDLSPVIDFVFADVDSVWGADDDTDIEYIYQELLLKYQTSVLTGEQIREGWLEHIKQDEENYLWVSNQKAFDLMKEGLVPPATGDPENNPEFEMIDAQLTTEIFGLFAPARPDIAFKLARLPIQNTARENSEWISEFYVSMFSLASAVDKTLPLKEQLFWMAEQAKDQLPETSYSHKMYEYVKSKYNEGIPWEQARDSVYTRYQLNQADGYDMTSRNLYCNACFAAGINFAASLVSLFYGEGDLLETIKIGTLCGWDADNPTATWGGLIGFMIGKEGVENAFGRMFSNRFDIQRTRIGFEENGIDSFENMALKGIWIIDKVVQEEMNGGVDLKNNEWYVPEP
- a CDS encoding Nramp family divalent metal transporter, giving the protein MSTKKRILNILFWSVVSAAFIGPGTITTAAKSGAALGTDLLWALLFSTLACLLLQEAAARLTITSGLNLGQAIVHQFEKSKAKLPILILVLGAIVIGAAAYEMGNLLGAVAGFRLIFDVPAWILVLIIGTMAAIILNIPSLKIISTIMGFVVVLMGIGFLITACLIKPELNALFKGTFIPRFPSTNAAGLLVLGLIGTTIVPYNLFLGSGISSQKQSVKEMRFGLAVAILLGGLFSMAVLIVGTAVTAEFSFQNLSLALQQKVGPAGKYLLGFGLFAAGFTSSVTAPLAAAITLKSLFGNKNPEKWQASSLNFKLGWLVVLLFGIGFAVVNVKPIPAIILAQALNGFLLPFVSIFLFIVINNKAITGTKTNPTLLNVLMLIVIFVTLILGLNSATKAFCSVFLPTITPGNGVLWGIGLVAMMISAWVWFKGQKN